The following nucleotide sequence is from Flavobacterium sp. N1736.
TTGAATAATAAAATGGCTCTTGAAATGGAAAAATTGGGTGAAACGAATGTAACGGGAACGTATTTCTATAAAAAAGATCATACGCATACTTCTGCAAAAGGCGCTGTGCTTTCGGCTTCGGTGATTATTAGTGAAGTGAGAGAAAGCAAAAATTCGCTCAAAAAATATGTTTTAAAAGATCCGAAAATTGTGCTTCCGTCAAAGAAAAAAGTCTTTTTAGTGGGAGATTCTACAATGGCGAATAATAAAGATGAAAATGCTGTTGGCTGGGGTGTCACTTTTCCTATGTTTTGCGATACGACTAAAATTGAGGTAATTAACAAAGCCAGAGGCGGGAGAAGTACGAGAACTTTTGATCATGAAGGTCTTTGGGAGGAAGTTAAAAACCAATTACAACCCGGAAATTTTGTCCTGATTCAGTTTGGTCATAACGACGCCGGAGCTGTTGATAAGGAAAAATTCAGAGGTTCATTGAAAGGTAACGGAGATGAAATTCAAGAGGTTAAACTGTCCGACGGATCTAAAGAAACTGTTCATACTTTTGGCTGGTATATGAACAAATTTATCCGCGAAGCCAAAGAAAAAGGCGCGATTGTAATTGTGCTGAGTCAGACGCCAAGAAACGAATGGACAAACGACAAGGTTGAAAGAAGAACGGATACGTACGGAAAATGGTCTAAAGAAGCTGCTGAAAAAGAAGGCGTTTTTTATATTGATTTGAATGAAATTGTGGCATTAAAATATGAAGCTTTAGGAAAAGAAAAAGTAAAGGCGTTTTTCCCAAAAGATCATACGCATACGGGTTTTGAAGGTGCAAAACTAAACGCACAAACCGTAGCTGAAAGTATTAAAAAACTAGGAGTTCAATTGTGAATTGTGAATTGTGAGTTGTGAATTGTGAGTTATGGGTTAACTTCTAACTTCTAACATTTAACTTCTAACATTTAACATCTAACTTCTAACATTTAACATCTAACTTCTAACACAAAAAAAACCTCATCTAATTGCTTAAACGAGGTTTTATCTTTTTCATTCAAAAAAGATTATTTTTTTGATTCTTCGATAGAAACTTTTCTGAATTCTTTTAAAAGTTTTTCAATTTCTAAAGTCGCTTTACGAGCTCTAGGTCCAGCAGCTTTAACTCCTTTTTCAGTTAATGATTCAGCCTCTGCTTTGAATGTGTCGATTTCGGCGTTGATTTTTACTAATAGATCTTTCATGCTTATACTTGTTAAATTAAGGCGCAAAAATAAAAGTTTGCTTGATAGATAACGCAAGTTTAGTGTTAAAATTATCACTCTTTTTACCCCGAAAGTTAATATTTCATTAACCGATCTTCTTCATCATTCATTATCAAACCATTACAGAAATAACTTTTTTTATTTTTTTTTACGTTATCACTTAATAATCACGGGATAATAACAATTTTCAGACATTTTTTGTATTACAAAATCAACACTTAAAGACTTTACAACTGTAAACTCTTACAACTTTGTGGTTCTGCAACTTACTCTGTTAATTGTTTGTTTATATAGACATTTTTAAAGGTTACTCCGTTTATTAAGCTTTTATCTATATTGGTTTTGGTGGTTTCTATATTTAAATTTTCAAAAGTAAAATTTGACAAACGTACATTCGGGTCATTTTCAACTCCGTAAAAAGTATCACATTTCAACTCTATATTTTTCAAAGTGATATTGTCTCCGTAAGAAAGCGGAATATCAGGACGTCCTTTTAGATCAAAAAACTGTTTCCACGCAAATACAGCAAGTCCTGTTTTGGCTTCTCCTTTAATATCTTCGACTCTAATATATTCATATCGCTGTGGTGTATCGGGACGCATTTTAAGCCATAATAATCGTGATGCTCCATCTATTTTGCAGTTGCGCATAATGACATTTCTGTTATGGATGGATTCACTTCCGTTTGTTAAGGATGAATGACAAAAACCGAAATTACAGTCTTCTATGATAATATTGGCGTTTGGTCCGTTGTTTTTGTCCTGATCTGCATATGGGCCTTTTCCTCCTTTTAGGGCAATCGCATCATCGTTTACTGACATATAACAGCCTTTTACTAAAAAATTGGTGCAAATATCTATATCAATCGCATCTGTACTTGGTGCTTTTACGCCAATATGTGGGGAGAAAATGTACAAATCGAGCATTTTTACATTGTTGCATTTATAAAAATGGTTTGTCCAAAAACCTGAATTTATCAGTTTTACATCTTGTAATTGCACGTTGTTCGAATTCCACACAAAAATTAATCTTGGTCTAGAAACTTCGAGGTTGGTACATTTTGGGTTTTCTTTTCGTCTTTGCCAGAATGCTTCCCAATATTTTTTACCGTTTCCGTTGATGGTTCCTTTTCCGGAAATCGAAAAATGATCGACTCCGTAAGCATTTACCAAAGCCGGAAAATAATCCAGATTTTGTCCTTCCATTCGTGATGGCATAATTGGAAAATCGGCAATATTATCTGATCCTTTTAAAACTCCGCCTTCTGAAACGTATAAAGCTGTTTTTGGTTTAAAAAATAAGGCACCGCTTAAATAAACACCTTTGGGAATTACAATTACGCCGCCGCCATTTGCAGCAGCTTTATCGATTACTTTTTGGATGGCGACGGTTTGAATTTTAGTGCTGTCTTTGCTTACGCCAAAATCTGTAATGATATATTGTTTGCCTAAATCTTTTAATTGGAGTTTCGTATAATCTTTAAACCAGTCTGAAATTGGTGATCCGTCCGGGAAAGTGTCGTTTTTGTAGTTTTGAGATATTAGCACTTGCGTGAAAGCGAAAATGCATATTATCGAGGTTAGAATGTTTTTCATTTTTGGTTGGTGTTAGTGAGGTTGGTATTTGTCTTTGCGAGGAACGAAGCAATCACATTTGCTGAGTCACACTTTATGGTTTTGTTAGTGAGGTTGCTTCGTTCCTCGCAATGACGTGGTTTGTGGTTATTTTGTGCTTACTTTACCTCAACTTTAATTTTTGCTGAAAGCTGCTTCGCAATATTCGTCACGTAATTGGTAAAATAAGGGGAATCTTTAAAGTTTTTATCAGCGCTTAATTCCCATCCGGCAATTGGGTAATAACTAATTTGCTGTTTGTTTTTTACGTTTAATTTTATAAGATATGAATCTGTTAATTGTCCGGTTTTTGGTGCTTCGATATAGCCTTTATAGACATTTTTCGGAATTATTATAGCTGTTCCTAAAATCCATTGGCGTTCGTAGGTTAATTTATCGTGCTGAATAAAACATACAAAATCGCCTGAGTCAATTACTTGCAATGGGTTCTGGTTGTTTAGGTTAGAAAGTGCAATCAATAACATTTCGTTTCCTTTTAATCCGTTTAGAGATACGGTATTTTTATAACCGTACATTCCCGGCCAGATCGAAGCGGTTTCTTGTGCCTGATATTCGTTTCCGTCTATTTTCCAGTTATGGTAATTATAGCTTAAAACGGAGTTTACCGGACCTTCACTGACGATTTTGAACGTCGTTTTTTCGATATTATTTACGGTATCGCTGGCGATAATTCCGAGTCTGTTGATTTTATTGTCTTTCAATAAGGCAAAACCGCCTAATCCGGCAGAATTTCCAACAGGAAAAATATCTCTTCCCCAATCGTACATTACGTGATAATTATCTTCAACGGCGCCTTTGCTGTTTATACCCACATCTTCGGGCGTGATTCCGGGTATTTTTTTCCCGAAAACATCTTTAGAATTTCTTCCGTCTAAATAATGTCTAAAACCAACTTTATCATTTTCCCAGCTTGGTCCGTCGGTTTGATATTTTTGATAGCCTAATTTTTTATGTACCTGATTTGCCATTAAAACTTCTTGCGTGTCCGGATGAACCGGTTTGTCTTTGGCTTCTCTTTTTCCGAATCGAACGCTTGTTTTCATTGGAAATTTAGGATCTTTTTTTGACCATTTTAAGGCTAACGTTTTGGTTTCATTTGGAGAAAAATCGGCAACTAAAAATAATTCATCCCATTTTCCATCTCCGTCAAGGTCATTTACCTGCGCCGGAATTGTATCTGTTTTATAAATTAAAATTGGATATTGACTGGCTTCGTCTTTAATCGAAAGCTGATTTCTTTTTATTGAAATTGCTTTTTGAGACAGTTCTAATTTGGAAGAATTCTTTAAAACAATTTTGTTTCCGGTTGCTTTTTGCTGTGCATTTATATTTGCAAAAACCATTGCTGTTACTGCAATTGACAGATAGAATTTAGTTTTCATTTTTTTTGTTTTTTTTATGCTGTTTGTTTTTTGTAACAATTTAATCATTTTATACTATTCTAAAAATAAAAGCCGACGCAGTTTCGTATTTTCCTCCCTGAGATGCAGTAAATAAATAGGTGGCTTTTCCGTTTTGAAACAATAACTGCGGTCGTTCGGCACGTCCATATCTATTTAAATGTTTTGGTGCTTCGGGCTGTTTTATATATTTATCCAATGGCTGATATGCAATTGAAGGTTCGTTCCAATAAATACCGTCGTCAGAATCCATATAAAGCCCGTGATCGATTCCGAAAACGCCCATATCTCGGGCTAACATTTTAAATTTCTTGTTTTCGTACCACACAAAAGCGTCTTCGCATTGCTGGTTATTTCCCAGTTTAGAAAAATCAATTAATGGATTATTTTTATGTTTAATGTATGGTCCTTCAAGCGATTTTGAAATTGCCAATCCGTATTTTCTGTTTCCTTTTATGGGGAATTTTGGATGTACATAATTTTCTGTATCCAACGATTTATAATACAGCCAATATTCTCCGTTTGGATGTTTTAAAAAGGATGGATTTGTGGTTAAAAGATCATCCCATTCTCCTTTTTCTCCGGGTAATAATAAGGGTTTGTCGGGTCTTTTCCACGGACCGTAAAGTGAATCAGAAGTTGCTAAACCAATTCGTTTGGTGTCCATTTTTCCGTTGGAATTTCCCATAAAAAACAGGGCATATTTTCCATCCACAAAATGAATACTTGGATTATGACAGGTTGTTGCATCCCAAAATCCTTCGCCACGCGGTGCCAAAATAGTACTTATATATTCGTACGGTCCTTCGGGTTTATCGGCAACGGCGTGTGCAATTTCTGAAGAATTAATCCAGCCGCTCATTCCTTTTGATTTTTTCCATCTTGAAAAAAAAACATGAATTTTGCCATCAGGTCCTTCAATTGGACTGTTGCACCAAACATAATAATCTTCAAATTCAAGCGCACGACCAACGGGACGAAGTTTTTTTTCAAAATCTGAAAGCTTTGGTTCGTCTAAAAAATCTATGGCTTTCGCCGAAAACGGAAGACATAAAGCTAATAATGCAAGTGAATTTCCAACTATAAATTTTCTTCTGTTCATTTTTTAATTTCAGATTTTAGATTTTAGATTCATTATGTTGATTTTTTTCACGCAGATTTGGCAGATTAAGCAGATTTTTTTTATTTTTTAATCTTTTAATCTTTTTAATCTGTGGCTATATTTATTTTTTCTCTGTTTTATCAATCCAATCATCTGTTCTGAAAGGTGATGCGGGCAGGTTTTCAGTATTGAATAAATTGGGTTCCGGTACGGCTTTCCATGCAAAACGAACGGCTGCGGGATTTTTTACTTTTGAAGAGGAAACTACTATTGTTTTTCCTTCAATTTTGGCATTGGCAGGATAAAAAATCTGATCGTCTCCGGCAATTTCAAATTCTTTCAGCGTTTCTCCGTCTTTCTTCAAACCTGATTCGGCATAATCAAAAAACAATTGTGCTTTTTGATTTTTAATTTTCATGTGATTGTAAATGGGTCCTGAATACACTAATTTATTTTCGTTATACGTTTTGGCTCTTGCCAATAAAGCAAGGCGATGCCCAACGGTTTGTTTGTCTATTGGGTGAATATTGTTTGCGTCGCCAACATCTGTTGTAACAACCATTCCGCTATTGGTTATGGTTTTTAAGGACATTAATTGTGCTTCCCGAATGTCTGCATTTTGTCCTTTGTGAGGTGCAATTTGTACATAATAAAAAGGGAAATCACCTTGTTTCCAATCGTCTCTCCAATTTTTTACCATTGCCGGAAATAGTGTTCGGTACAAATTTGCTTGTCCGGAATTGCTTTCGCCCTGATACCAGATTACGCCTTTCATGGTGTAATTTATTAAAGGATAAAGCATCGCATTATACAAAACATAGGAGGTTTTATTGGCTTCTTTCTTTGGCTTTTTTATTTCTGATTTTGCTGCATTTGCCGCGCTTGCGATTCGTTCATTTATTAAGGCTAAATAATAGGCTTCTAGTTTTTCCTGATATATTTTTTCGTTTTTGGCATCTTGCTGCAATATTGGCAAAAAAGAAACATCGCTTTCTAAAACATTTTGAGATGTCCACGCTTCTGCTTTTGTACCGCCCCACGAACTCGAAATTAATCCGATTGGGACGTTTAATTTTTGATATAATTCTCTCCCGAAAAAATAAGCTACTGCCGAAAATGTATTGATACTTTCGGGCGAACATTTTTTCCATGAACCAATTACATCGTCAAGTGGCTTTGGTGATGCATTTGTTAAAACGGTAAACAATCTGATGTTTGGGTAGGAAGCATTTTTAACTTCTTCCTGATAGTTTTTAACTCCGGTTTTCCAGGTTCCTTCTTCTTTTCCTACAGGAAAATACATGTTTGATTGTCCGGAACAAATCCAGACTTCACCAATTAAAATATTATTGAGTATAATTTTATTGGTTGCGGTAATGGTTATTGTATATGTTTTTTCGCTTCCTGTTGGCGTATCAAGAGTTGTTTTCCATGTTCCGTCGGGATTTGCAACGGTTTCAATTGTGGTAGTTAACCATTCTGGATGAATGCTTATTTTTTCGTTTGGAGACGCCCATCCCCATACATTGACTTTTGCGTTTTGCTGTAAAACCATATTATCGCTTACCAATGCAGGCAATTTAACCTGAGCGGTAAGGGAAATTTTCACAAACAAAACAACTAAAAACAAGGGCAACTTTTTTAAGTAAATCATTGGCGTTGAAGTATTAAGTCCTGAACTTTAAATTTAAAATAGTTAAGTCCGAAAAGCATCCTGTGCTTTCCTGTTTCTTTTGAATTGGAAAATGCAAAAAAGCTGTCAAAAAAAGACAGCTTTTTCAAAAAAAACAAAATATAAAAAAAGATTGGGGGCAAAGTTTTTTTAGTCGTAACCAATATTTTGATCATAAAGTCCCGGAACTGCCAGTATTTCCTGTAACGGAATTGGATAAATCAAGGCGTTATTATCTATAGTTCTAATTTTTCCATCGGTATCTTCAACGGCTTTCCAGGCGTTCATTGTTTCAACTGCTTTTCCAGATCTGATTAGATCAAACCATCTTGTTCCTTCTGAGAAAAATTCTTTTCTTCTTTCGGCAAATAATTGATCTAAAGTAATATTTGCAGCATCTGGAGTTATTCCGGCTCTTGTTCTTACTTTATTTACAATGTCATCAACATCGGCCTGCGAGCCTCCGCCTCCGTGAAGTGTACATTCTGCCATCATCATTAATACATCTGTGTAGCGTATTACCATAAAATCTACGCCCCAGTCTTCACGACCGTTTCCGTATCTTGTTGGGTCTATATATTTTTTGAAAACCGGAAGTGTGTAACTTCCTTTATATGTTCCTGTTGCTACTGTATAACTTGTTGCAATACCAAAAGTTTTTCTAAGATCTGTTGCAGCAAACTTATTTACAAGGTCTGTCGATACGGGTTTTGCTTCTAAAGATCCTTGTGCCGATAAATTAACTGAGGCAAAATAAGGTTCGTAGCCTACTTCTACCATAAAATTGCCTCCAACAGAGCTTGGAAGACTTTGTGTATATGGAATCGTTAATACGTTTTCTTTATTTGTCAGTCCTTCAATTTTAAAAATATTCGCATAATCAGTACCAAAAGTATATAGTCCGCTTAGTTTGATATCGTTTAATTGCTGATAGGCTTTATCCCATTCGTTTAAGCCAAGTGTAGCGCCGTCAATTCCGTAAGTTGGGCTTGAGCGTGTCATATAAACAAGACCTAATAATGCTTTTGCTCCATATTTTGAAACTCTTCCGTAGTTTGCAGCATCGTATGCAGGAAGAAGATCCGGAATAGCTTGTTCAAGGTCGGAGATAATAAAATCGTAAACATCTTTAACGGGTGTTCTTTTAACATTTGCTACTTCTGCAGCTGTCATTGTTCTGTCGATTAACGGTACTCTTCCAAACCATCTGATTAAATCAAAGTAGCAAAATGCTCTAAGAAAACGAGCTTCGGCAACCATTGAAGTTTTATCGGCAGGATTTGTAAAAATAAGGTCTCCTTTTTCGGATAGTTTTTCGAGCAATTGATTTGCTTTATAAATCGCATTGTAATTACTTGTGTATGCTTCTTTTACATAGGTATTGGTGCTGATATTGGTATAAAAGCTGTTGATTCCCTCCCATTCTCTTGATGCTGTTGTGGTTGCATACAAATTATCTGATCTGGTTTCGCTTAAATTTAAAACTCTGTTGGCATAACCATACGTTCCCGCACCATGAAAGGCAACGGAATAGGTAGCATTTCTTGCCTGAACAAAATCAGACTGTGTAAGATAAAAATTCTCTATTGTTCGTTGTGAAAGTGGCAATTGAGTCAATTCATCTTCGCAGCATGTAAAGGCAAATAATGCCAAAACGCCTGCAGCTAAAGAGATATATTTTTTCATTTTATTTTAATTAAAATTAATGTTAAGACCTATAACAAGTGACTTTGCAAGTGGAGCGCCTCCGTAATCTACCGGCACAGAAAAATCACTATTAGAACTTGCCGAAGTATTTACAGCTTCGGGATTGTAACCTACCTTATATTTATTCCAGTAGAACCAGTTTTCTCCTGTAATGTAAAGTCTTGCATTGTCAATTCTTTTTACGCCTTTTAATGCCTGTCTCAAATTATAACCAATTGAAATACTTCTGATACTTACATAATCTGATTTATACAACCAATCTGAGTTTGCCTGATATCCAAAAGAAGTTCTCCAGTTTCCTCTTGTGGCAGGATCTACATCTAATGAATTTTCTACAGATCCCATTCCGGTACGGTCAATCGCTCTTCCTGTTAATCCGTAAACTGTTCCTCCGTTTTGACCCTGTACTAAAACGCTTAAATCAATATCTTTATATTTAAAATTATTGGTGATTCCCCACGTGTATTTTGGAGTAGGATTTCCTAAATCTACACGATCTTCTGAGTTTATTTTTTTGTCTCCGTTTTGATCAATATATCTTGGATCTCCTAAAACGAGTTTATTTCCCCCAATAGTAGTTCCGCCTTTATCAATATCAGCCTGACTTACAACGCCATTTTGCTGTAATCCGAAGATGGTATACATGGGTTTGCCAACTTCTAATTTTATAAACGGAACGCCTCCATCATAAGCATTACTAATTTCAATTTTAGACTGACCTGTTCCTAATGCCAAAACTTTATTTTCGTTATGACTGATATTTGCTGATGTTCTCCACTCGAAATTATTTGTTTTAACGTTTATGGAATTCAATTCAAATTCCCATCCTTTGTTTTCAACTTCTCCAATATTGGTTAAATAATTTTGAAATCCACTTGCGGCAAGAACCGGAACGCGCAATAATAATTCGCTGTTATTTTTTTTGTACACCTCAAATGTTCCTGTAATTCTGTTTTGAAGAAATCCGAAATCTACACCATAATCAATACTTTTTGATTCTTCCCAGTGCAAGTCAGGATTTGGTATTGTAGATGCTCCAAGTCCGCCGGCAGATGCACCGCCAATAGAATAATTAAATTGTCCCAAAAGTGCATACGGACCGTAAGAAGCAATGTTATTACTTCCGTTTGTACCTGCACTGGCTCTTAATTTTAAATCACTTAGCCAATTTACTTCTTTCAAAAATTCTTCTTGTTTTACTCTCCATCCTAACGAAAGTGAAGAGAATACGCCCCAACGTCTGTCAGTTCCAAATTTTGATGAACCGTCGCGTCTAACACTCGCTGCTAAAATGTATTTTTCTTTATAATTGTATTGCAATCTTGCAAAATAAGAAAGCAATGTATTTTTTTCGGCAGTTGTTGAACCTAATGATCCGGTTGGTAAAGTTTCGATACCGGTATCCTGATAAAGCGCTCCCGATGAAAGTGACGATTTTGTAATTTCATATTTATTAAAAGACTGTCCTAAAAGCACATTAAAATGATGATCTCCTAATGACAAATCGTAATTTAAAGTATTTTCATTTACTAAATTTTGTCTTCTGTACGTGTTATAAGCTCCTCTAATACTTGCAATAACATCGTTTGGCGTGTAACTTTCGTTAACGTTATCTGCGTTATCAAAATTAATTGTGCTTTTAAATGTTAATCCTTTAACAAATTCATAGCTCGCATAAGTAGAAATTAAAGTTCTGTTCATTGAATTTTTCCCTGTTCTGGCTAACGCATTCAACATATTGGTTGTACTGCTTCCCCATGCATACCTTGTGGTGTATTTTTCTCCGGCAGCATTTGATGTGCTTTCAAAAACAGGAGTTGCTGTTAAAGCTTTAAATAATGTATTATCTTTTCCTTCAACACCCGGATCATTTTTTACAGAATAAGAAGGCGCTAAATTGATTCCCATCTTGAATTTTTCTGATAATTTAACATCAACATTTGCTCTTGCAGAAAACAAAGTATAATCAGTTCCTACAATATATCCTGTATTTTTTTGATAATTGGCAGACACATAATAGTTAACCGTTTCTGTAGCTCCCGAAGCTGATAATTGATAATTGCTAAATTCTCCTGTACGGAAAACTTTATCCTGCCAATCGATATAATCCAGTCCCGGATGTCCCGGCATATCCCATCTGTCATCATACAAATAGGTAAAATATCTTGAATTTGCAGTTGTAAGCGGCGCTGTTGGATTTACTGCATTATAAGCCGCAATACGCTGCGCCGTATTTTGATTGGCAGATGCACCTGCAATTCCAGATCCAACCCATTGCGCATCAATCATGGTTTTAGCTCTTCCAATCCATTGTTCTGCCGATAACATATCAACTCTGTTGGCTTCTTTATTAACTCCTCCGTAAGTATTAAAAGTGAATGTTGGTTTCCCTAATTTTCCTTTTTTTGTTGTAATAAGAACTACTCCGTTTGATGCTCTTGATCCATAAATTGCAGCTGCTGCCGCATCTTTTAAAACTTCAATCGAAGCTACATCATTTGGGTTCATATTATCCAGCGGACTACCGTTTGAAAATCCTCCGTTTACATTTGATCCTTCGGTATTAATTGGAAATCCGTCTACTACATACAACGGTTCGTTTCCTGCCGTGATAGAACCTGCTCCACGAATTTCGATACTAAAAGGCTGTCCCGGTAAACCTGTAGTTTGTTTTACACGAACTCCGGCAACCTGCCCAATTAAACCCTGATCGATTCTTGAAATAGGTCTTTCAGTAAAATTTTCTGTTTTAATTCCCGAAATTGCTCCTGTGGTTAATTTTTTCTTTTGAGTTCCGTACCCAATAACTACAACTTCATTTAAGTTAGAACTTTCTGTTTCTAAAGTAACATTGTAGGTATTTGAAGCACCAACTTTTAGTTCTTTTGTCACAAATCCGATAAAAGAAAAAACAAGCGTTTCTCCTTCAGATACCTTGACACTGTACTTTCCATCAAAATCTGTACTGGAAGCTCTATTGGTTCCCTTAACAAATACATTTACTCCCGGTATCGATAGTTTCGCCGGATCAGTAACTGCTCCTGAAACTACTTTTTCTTGCGCATAACCCGTAGAATGGAATAATCCAAACAGAGCTATAATCAGCAAAAGTTTAATGTTATTTTTCATAAAAAGTTTGGTTTGGTTAATTAATTAGTTAAACCAAATTTATTTAGAACCAAACCCCACACCATCCTGTAGTATCCTGTTAAATATCAATATCTTATATTTTTACTTAACCTTTTTTTAACTAAAACCCAATATAAGTGACTGATTTACAATGCGAAAAATATAAATATCATATTAAAAATTTTATTGAATTATTTTTTCACTATACATATTTTTATAGTCTTTATAATAAGAAAATGTAAAAATATTAACCAATTTTAAGATTATTTAATATTTTAAAAACAGGACGCTACAGGATAGCAATTTCAGGAAGGACTTTTACTTTTACTATAACATACCAACCTTTTGACTATTTAAAATGAGACGAATCAAAACCGGTTTCTTTATTATATTTTGT
It contains:
- a CDS encoding glycoside hydrolase family protein yields the protein MNRRKFIVGNSLALLALCLPFSAKAIDFLDEPKLSDFEKKLRPVGRALEFEDYYVWCNSPIEGPDGKIHVFFSRWKKSKGMSGWINSSEIAHAVADKPEGPYEYISTILAPRGEGFWDATTCHNPSIHFVDGKYALFFMGNSNGKMDTKRIGLATSDSLYGPWKRPDKPLLLPGEKGEWDDLLTTNPSFLKHPNGEYWLYYKSLDTENYVHPKFPIKGNRKYGLAISKSLEGPYIKHKNNPLIDFSKLGNNQQCEDAFVWYENKKFKMLARDMGVFGIDHGLYMDSDDGIYWNEPSIAYQPLDKYIKQPEAPKHLNRYGRAERPQLLFQNGKATYLFTASQGGKYETASAFIFRIV
- a CDS encoding DUF4861 domain-containing protein → MKTKFYLSIAVTAMVFANINAQQKATGNKIVLKNSSKLELSQKAISIKRNQLSIKDEASQYPILIYKTDTIPAQVNDLDGDGKWDELFLVADFSPNETKTLALKWSKKDPKFPMKTSVRFGKREAKDKPVHPDTQEVLMANQVHKKLGYQKYQTDGPSWENDKVGFRHYLDGRNSKDVFGKKIPGITPEDVGINSKGAVEDNYHVMYDWGRDIFPVGNSAGLGGFALLKDNKINRLGIIASDTVNNIEKTTFKIVSEGPVNSVLSYNYHNWKIDGNEYQAQETASIWPGMYGYKNTVSLNGLKGNEMLLIALSNLNNQNPLQVIDSGDFVCFIQHDKLTYERQWILGTAIIIPKNVYKGYIEAPKTGQLTDSYLIKLNVKNKQQISYYPIAGWELSADKNFKDSPYFTNYVTNIAKQLSAKIKVEVK
- a CDS encoding RagB/SusD family nutrient uptake outer membrane protein, with translation MKKYISLAAGVLALFAFTCCEDELTQLPLSQRTIENFYLTQSDFVQARNATYSVAFHGAGTYGYANRVLNLSETRSDNLYATTTASREWEGINSFYTNISTNTYVKEAYTSNYNAIYKANQLLEKLSEKGDLIFTNPADKTSMVAEARFLRAFCYFDLIRWFGRVPLIDRTMTAAEVANVKRTPVKDVYDFIISDLEQAIPDLLPAYDAANYGRVSKYGAKALLGLVYMTRSSPTYGIDGATLGLNEWDKAYQQLNDIKLSGLYTFGTDYANIFKIEGLTNKENVLTIPYTQSLPSSVGGNFMVEVGYEPYFASVNLSAQGSLEAKPVSTDLVNKFAATDLRKTFGIATSYTVATGTYKGSYTLPVFKKYIDPTRYGNGREDWGVDFMVIRYTDVLMMMAECTLHGGGGSQADVDDIVNKVRTRAGITPDAANITLDQLFAERRKEFFSEGTRWFDLIRSGKAVETMNAWKAVEDTDGKIRTIDNNALIYPIPLQEILAVPGLYDQNIGYD
- a CDS encoding rhamnogalacturonan acetylesterase, translating into MNSLKPLLTFCWAFLFFNFSIAQNSKPTVFTVGDSTVKNGKGDGSGGLWGWGDFIGQFLDTTKVSVENHALGGTSSRTFQDKGLWTAVLNKLKKGDYVLIQFGHNDDGPINDSLRARGTIKGIGNETQEIDNILTKKHEIVHSYGWYIEKIVREAKLKGAIPIICSPIPRNDWKNGKVPRNDTSYGLWAKQIANKEKVTFIDLNNKMALEMEKLGETNVTGTYFYKKDHTHTSAKGAVLSASVIISEVRESKNSLKKYVLKDPKIVLPSKKKVFLVGDSTMANNKDENAVGWGVTFPMFCDTTKIEVINKARGGRSTRTFDHEGLWEEVKNQLQPGNFVLIQFGHNDAGAVDKEKFRGSLKGNGDEIQEVKLSDGSKETVHTFGWYMNKFIREAKEKGAIVIVLSQTPRNEWTNDKVERRTDTYGKWSKEAAEKEGVFYIDLNEIVALKYEALGKEKVKAFFPKDHTHTGFEGAKLNAQTVAESIKKLGVQL
- a CDS encoding histone H1, which codes for MKDLLVKINAEIDTFKAEAESLTEKGVKAAGPRARKATLEIEKLLKEFRKVSIEESKK
- a CDS encoding sialate O-acetylesterase → MIYLKKLPLFLVVLFVKISLTAQVKLPALVSDNMVLQQNAKVNVWGWASPNEKISIHPEWLTTTIETVANPDGTWKTTLDTPTGSEKTYTITITATNKIILNNILIGEVWICSGQSNMYFPVGKEEGTWKTGVKNYQEEVKNASYPNIRLFTVLTNASPKPLDDVIGSWKKCSPESINTFSAVAYFFGRELYQKLNVPIGLISSSWGGTKAEAWTSQNVLESDVSFLPILQQDAKNEKIYQEKLEAYYLALINERIASAANAAKSEIKKPKKEANKTSYVLYNAMLYPLINYTMKGVIWYQGESNSGQANLYRTLFPAMVKNWRDDWKQGDFPFYYVQIAPHKGQNADIREAQLMSLKTITNSGMVVTTDVGDANNIHPIDKQTVGHRLALLARAKTYNENKLVYSGPIYNHMKIKNQKAQLFFDYAESGLKKDGETLKEFEIAGDDQIFYPANAKIEGKTIVVSSSKVKNPAAVRFAWKAVPEPNLFNTENLPASPFRTDDWIDKTEKK
- a CDS encoding glycoside hydrolase family 28 protein, translated to MKNILTSIICIFAFTQVLISQNYKNDTFPDGSPISDWFKDYTKLQLKDLGKQYIITDFGVSKDSTKIQTVAIQKVIDKAAANGGGVIVIPKGVYLSGALFFKPKTALYVSEGGVLKGSDNIADFPIMPSRMEGQNLDYFPALVNAYGVDHFSISGKGTINGNGKKYWEAFWQRRKENPKCTNLEVSRPRLIFVWNSNNVQLQDVKLINSGFWTNHFYKCNNVKMLDLYIFSPHIGVKAPSTDAIDIDICTNFLVKGCYMSVNDDAIALKGGKGPYADQDKNNGPNANIIIEDCNFGFCHSSLTNGSESIHNRNVIMRNCKIDGASRLLWLKMRPDTPQRYEYIRVEDIKGEAKTGLAVFAWKQFFDLKGRPDIPLSYGDNITLKNIELKCDTFYGVENDPNVRLSNFTFENLNIETTKTNIDKSLINGVTFKNVYINKQLTE